CGAACGAAGATCGGATTCGGTTTTCACGTCCCCTTCTTCGGATTTTGGAAAAACTCTGGCGATCAATTCTCCGATCTCAAGAGGGATTCTGCGCTGGATATCCAGCACCTCCAGTTCGGCAGGATGCGTTTCCACCCGTGTACCGCCACCTTTTCCAGAAACCGGGACATTTAATGGCAATGTCGTCTGGACCCGGTCTCCCCGCTTCTTGCCGAGCAGAGCCTGATTAAAGGCTTCGGGAACACCATCCCCGCCGACTTCGGACACTTGCTCCGAATCAAATGTTTCCCCTGTGGAGGGATGGACAAAGTGAATCTTAAACCGTACGAAGTCGGACATTTGAATGGGTTCCGCTTCCGGAAGATCTTCCCGGAAATTGTTCGACATCATGATTCGGAGACGCTCGATTTCCGTTGCGATTTCTTCCTCTGAAACAGAAAGGGGTTCTTCCGGGGATAGGACGACGCCATAGGGAGAACGGTCCGCAGGAACCTCAAAAATTTCGAGTTCCCCTTCTATCGTCAGCCCCGTCTCCTCGGATTTCGTTTCAAGGGAAACAGGAGCGGGGTTCAGATGAACCACCGTCCCGGAGGACTTCTTGATAATTTCGGAATAGGCAGAATCCAGAAGATCGTCGAGAACTTCCTGGTGGATGGATCGGATCAGATCCCTGTTCCGTCGAATCATGGATTCGGGAACATGACCGGGCCGATATCCCGGGACCTTGAGGCGGGGGTTTACCGCCTTGATCTTCCCCCTGACTCTCGTCCGAATTTCCTCTCCGGACAAGTCCACCGTAAACGCATGGAGATTTCCCTCTCCCCTTTTGATCTGCACATCCATCAATCCTGTCATCCTTCCCCGAAAGTCCTCTTTAAACAGTTCAACATTGAACGATAAAACACCATCGGCTCTCACCGAAGCAGCCTCTGCGACTGCCCGCAAGAAACATCAGACAGGACGCAAGTTCTGCCCGGACAATTTCAATTTTCTTATTATAGGGGAAGACCCTCTCCCAAAGAAAGGGCAGATTTTGCCGGTCATCCTGACCAGAATGCTTTCAACTTGTCCATGGGGGTCAGAGGCTCAAACGAAAGGCCAGAGATGGTCCGCACAATTTTCCGGCTGACGGAGGGCATTTTGTCCAATCCCCGAAAGACCTTCTCTCTCAAGGCCACAATAACGGGATTCCCCGAGTTCCAGATCCATGTCATTTCGTCCGCCAGTCTGTGGAGCTCCATCGTCCTGGGCTTCCGTCGGGATTCATACTCTGCTATCCCTTGGAGAACACTCCCCTGCCCGGCAGACATTTCCCGGGAAAGGAGTTTCCCCAGTACACGTGCGTCCTCCATAGACTGATTTCTTCCCTGTGCCACGTGAGGGTTCATCGCATGGGCAGCATCCCCGATCAGGACAACAGGCCCGGAAGACCATCTGTCCAGGTCAATTTTCATGACCGACATATCCGGGATTTGTTCGAGAGTTTCGAGCCCGGTCTGCGAAAGGACATTTCCCAGACCGGGCACCCAATCGTCCAGTTCGGACAAAAAAGCCCGAAGGCCTCTTCGACGTAAACTGTTTCGGTCCCCATTGGGCAGCATATAGAGGAAAAACCGTCTTCTAGGAGAAACCGCAAACAGGAAAAAAATTTTTCCGCGGCCAATAAAATATCTTCCAAGGGGATTCTTCACGCTCTCCGGTGCATCTGCCGGGCAGTCAAAACTCCAGGACAGGTAAGAGTCTCTGTAGGTCTCGATGCGACCCGGGATTCCGGCGTTCTTCCGAACCAGAGAGCGACGGCCGTCGTCACCGACCAGAACTTTGGTATGGGCCTGACACATCCGTTCGCCCTCCGACCACCACAGATCAACGCCGTCTCCCGTATCATGATGCTCAACGTATGCCGCCCCGAAGCGGACATCCACGTTGGCAAGGCTCGCAAGATGAGAGAGAACCATCTGATCCATGAGATGCGGCTCCAGGGAGACCGCAAACGGGAAACGGTCATTTCCGAGATCATAGCGGGACCGCATGAGAGGACGACCTTTTCCGTCCAGAAAAACAAATTCGGAGTAACGGATGTGAGGAAGAGCATACAGGGGTTCCAGAAGACCGATCTCCTCCAAAATTTCCAGACCGAGAGGCTGGATCAGCTCACCCCGTCGGACAGGCCGGATTTCATCACGCGCATCGATCACCAGAATCCGGAAGCCCGCTTTTCCCAGAATCGTGGCCAGTGTCAGTCCTCCGGCTCCGGCCCCTACAATGGTGACGTCGACATTCAAGGCGATTCCTCCTCCCCGCAATACGCTCTTCCATCCAGAAGGGACAACCGCATGACGATGAACCGATCGTCCGGACGCTCTGCCGGTCTGACCCACAAGAGCCTGGAAAGGGTATTGACCAAGGCTCTGCGCAATTCCTTCAAAGCTTCAACGGTCGCCTCTCCTTTACCGACCCCGGTGCCGAACACATGCCCCTGTCCGGCCCAGAGTATTGCCCCCGGCGGACCGGATACGGACGCGGCCCAGTCAATCCGGTCAAGAACAAAAAGCGTTCCTCCAAGAGTTTTTGACAAGCGTTTCGACGATTTCCAGCGGACATCCAACGTAAAGGGACGGTGCGTTTTCAGAAATTGGGACTGCTTCTCCCCTGCCCTCCCTGAACCCGGAAAGACCAGGAATCCTTTCTGCACAAGATCCTCTTTGAAATGCTCCCCAAATTCTCGCTGTCCGGACACAAGAGATTTGGGGCCAATCTCCTTGGATGCTCCCCCTCGGATGCGAACAAACAGTGGATGGCTGCCACGAGGTCCGGGAAACCGGACCGGAATTTTTCCGCGCACTTTTTCTGCCGCTTTTTGAAGCAGATTTCCCTCCGGCCCATTTTTGGGAAAATCCAGACGGAGTTCTAATGAAGAGGTCTCTCCCGCCAGAGGCCATCGATCGACCTGACACCGGCTCATCCCCGAAAAGGACGTTCGGGTACAGTGATACACAAGCCTGTCGGAGTCCCTGTAACGGTCATACCATCCAAGATCTGCCGACCAGTAAAGAGAAAGAACCCGATATGGGCTGGCGGACACATCGCTCCCCCGCCAATAGAGCGGAGGGGGTGGAAAAGGAAGAAGGGGTAAAACAGGCGACAGGGACATCCGCGGAAGAAAGCCGGTCAGGGGATAGTCTTTTTTGGATATCTTGAACCCGGCATAAAGAAGAAAGGATGTCGGTCTCCTGAGCGGAAGGTAGATTTTTACAGAATGTCCTGCCGTTTGAAGAGAACGAAGAACCGAAGACCCCCTGAACGCACTCCAGAGTGTATCCTCGGCCTTGAGATAACGAGCAAAACGTCTCTGATCGTCCGCAGACAAGGAGGACTTTGCATGAATCGACCGGAAACCACGTCGATTTTCTGCGAGAAGTAAAAGGATCGTCGTCCCGTCTTTTTGTCTGAGCGCCCTTTCAATGTTTTGATGTCGAACACGAATCCGTCGAAATCGTTCCCGATCCGCCTCCTTTAGTTCCCTCCGGAGAGCCGGCACATAGCCGGAAGGAGCCCGGACAAGGATCCAGACACTTCGTTGGATCAAAAAAGGATTTTCCGAATGAGGCAACGTTTTTGTTTCCCAGGAGTCTACCACCACGAGGGGGCCGGTCAACTGCAAATCGTCCAGGATGTGTTTTTTCAGTTTCTCTCTTGACGCCTTCGTGAAATGAAATTTCTCGGAAACAAAACGTTTCACCAGGGCGTCGGCCAGATTTTCGCGCGCCTGTGCCCGGGCTTCTGCAAGGCTTGTTCTTGAAGTCGCAGTCGATCTCAGATAGAGAAATCCGCTCCGGGGCGGAAGATCATGACGGATCCAGACAGGCTCCCTTTTCGTCGAGCGCCAGATAGTCGAAGAGGAAGAGGTCGGGGATAAGTGGGCACACCCGGAAAAAAAAGTCAGAAAAAGAATCAGGCTCCAGAAGAATCTTCTCGAATTTTCCGCAAAAAGATCGATCAAGGGGAGAAACCGGATCCTTCCACGCATCGTCCGAGAATCAGGACCTGCTCAAAAAGGTGGACAGTTCTTCCGGCCCGTCCGAGCCCGCTTCATAAAAGACAGGAACACGCGCCGTCTGAGGATCGGAGAGGAATGGCGTGATATACGCCCAGGCCCTCTCCACCTCGTCGTTTCGGGCAAAGAGGGTGGAGTCCCCGACCATGGCATCATGCAACAGTCTTTCATAGGCGTCCGGCGGATGGTCCTGATAGACTTCCTGGTAGGAAAAGTCCATCTCGGCCGGATCGATATGCAGCCCGGACGACGGTCTCTTGAGACCGAAGCGAATGGACACACCTTCATTCGGCTGAATCCGGATCGTGAGTGAATTCGGAATATTATCGTCGCATTGGGCAAGCCGAAAAATCGCGAAGGGGTGCGCCTTGAAGAAAAGAGTGATCTCGGTAGACTTTTTCTTGAGCCTCTTTCCGGCAATCAGAAAAAACGGAACGCCAGCCCACCGCCAGTTCTGAATTTCGAGTCGAAGAGCGGCAAACGTTTCGACACGGGATCCCGGGGACACCTTGGCCTCCTCCCGGTATCCCGGGACAGGGGTGCCTTCGAAGACGCCCTGGACATATTGCCCCCTTAAAATGTTTGCCGAAATTTCCTCTTTTGAATAGGGCTTCAGAGAACGGAGAACCTTGACTTTCTCATCCCGGATCGCCTGGGCTTCGAAGGCAACCGGCGGTTCCATCGCCGTCAGGGAGAGCAGCTGCAGTAAATGGCTCTGGATCATGTCCCGCAGAATTCCGGCTTCTTCAAAGTAACCGCCACGCCCTTCCATCCCCAGACTTTCCATCACCCGGATTTCGACGCGGGAAACATGGACATTGCTCCAGAGTTCACCAAAGATCGGATTGGCCAGGCGGAAAACCAGAATATTCTGAACCGTTTCTTTCCCCAGGTAATGATCGATTCGATAGACCTGCTCCTCCCGAAAGACCGTCAGAAGTTCCCCGTTCAACTCTCTCGCACTGGACAAATCCCGACCGAAAGGCTTTTCGATCACGATCCGGGTAAAGGGAAGGTTTTCGGCGCCTCCTCCCGGCACACCCGCCAGACCGTGGTCTCCGATCTGGCGGATAATCGGAACAAAATAGCTCGGGGGAGTGGCCAGATAAAAAATGACATTCCCGCGTGTCCGCTTGACTCTCCCTTCTTCCAGCAAGGCTGCCCGCAACGTGTCGTATGTGGACGGATCCTCAAAATCACCGGACTGATAAAAAACGCGAGACAGAAAAGACTCAAGCTTTTCGTCGTTTTTGGCTCCGGAGCGTGAATAAGAACGAATTCCCTCGGAAATTTCCTCCCGGAATTCTGCATGACTTTTGACACGGCGTGCAACACCGACAATTTCGGTGTCAGCATTCATCAACCCGTCCGCCCACAGATCATAGAGGGAAGGCAGGAGTTTCCGACGGGTCAAATCTCCTGAAGCACCAAAAATGACAAGTGTGAGTGGAGGGGCAACCTTCAGATCCATTTACCGACCTTTCCTTTCCCCAGCGGATGCCTCATTCTCGTTCAATGACTCCCTGAAAACCAGGAGTCGACTGTGGCAGGAGCTTTTTCCAGGACGTTATACCTGCTTCAGGGACGAATCGAGAAAACGTTCCGCCTCCGTGCGACTCGAAAACCGCAGTTCAGCCACGGGGTGTCGCAACTGGGACAGGGCAAAAAATTCCCCCAGCTGCTGGGAACGAAAAAGGGTTGCAAACCCGTAAGGCTGTCCCGGAACAGGCAAGTCCATCATGTCCTTGACGGAAAACTGGAGGAAAAGCCCTTCCGCAGGTCCTCCCTTCTGCACCTGTCCAACCATGTGCAAAAAAGCGGGACCCCGAACAACCATGACCGGCAGGGAATATCGCCTGGAAACCCATTTTCCCCAACACAGGAGGCGGCCTTCCACTTTTTCCGAGGACGGAAGCCAGGATTGCAGGACGAGATAAGGTGATTTTTTCCGAACCTTCACAAGATCGTCCAACACGGAATAAACAGAGGCAGACAGATCTCCGGAGGAGGAAATCTTCGGCGAAAATCCTTCCGCAAAAATCGACACATCCTCATTCTTAAAGACCGGCTTAAGGTACGTCTTCGGCTGGGGTTCCTCCCAGACTCGGCTCCCCACCTGAGCAAAACGGTCCAGAATGTCCCGGGTTTTTTCCTTCGGAAGAGCCACGTCCGGAGCTTCGAAGGGATTGACGCCCCGATCCCTGGCCGCAAGGGAAACCCCGACCATGGCATCCAGGAAAAACGAGTAGATGTCTGCTTCCGAATTGACCGTGAAGAAAAATGAAGACTCCCCGGCTTCTTCCATGCGGGAAATCCTGGACAAAGAGTCCATGTCCGGAGACTCCGGGAAAGCAATCTCCAAAAGAAGGCGGTCGGACGGTTTTTCTTTTTCAGACCTGTCATCGGCATTTCCCGGACCGGAAGGAATCCAGCCGGTGCCGGACTTTCCGGTTCCTTCGGCCAGCAACTGTTCAAACCACCCGGAAAGCTTTGGGGGACCAAACAACAACACCTTGTCCCGTCCCGTCCGATAACCGGCACCAAGGAAAACGGCAAGGCTCAGTCCCCGTCCATCATACCCGTTTTTCTGGAGAGCTTCGTAGGCCAGGCGACTCGCGTTCATGGCCTGATCCAGACCCCGCGGCCCCTTTAAAAGGGAAGCGGCCAGTAAAACTGGCACAGAAAACGCGGAAAACCGTCCGGGGATTCCAGGAGTATTCCGGATAATCCGGCCAAACTTTTCCCGGATGGCAAGAGATTCCAGGGAAGAAGAAGGATCGGTCAGCGCCCAGAAATATTCTCCCGCTGCCCGGACTCCTTTTTTCTCAAGAAGTGCCCGGAAATAGGAGTATAAACTCGACACTTCCAGGGTGGATCCAGACTGTGAGGAGACAACAATGCGCAAGGAAGGTGGAGCACCGCCTTCTCCGCCCAGTCCTGCCTCTTCTGCAAGCCGGACAATGGTTTCCGGATCTGTGGTGTCCACACCCAGAATGCAGACGTCCGGATCTGAAAAAGATTCCGCAAGCGCCAGTGTCGAGAGGATCGACCCTCCCATCCCAAGCCATAAAATCGTCCGGATCTTCTTGGCGCGAAGTTCTTCTCCCGCGGCCAGGAATTCACTCCGGCGCTCCGTCAGGCGGTCAATGTCGGATAGGAATCCCATCGCCCTGGCGTTTTTTCCGGAGTCGCCCGGAAAGAGGGAGGGATCCCCTTCCAGGAGCCTTTCCAGAACTCTGTCCCGCTGCCAGTCGGACTTCAGCGTCGCTGCTTCCCCTAAAAACCTTTTGTCCTGGATAAAGAGTTTCGACAAGCCTGATGATCCTCCCGTTCCCTTCAGGGAACGGGCCTTTTCCCCAAGCGTATTCGTCAGCGTGACAAAAGACTGGTCAAAGGCTTTCACCCCTTCGGTCACCAGCTGGGAAAAAACGTCCTCCATCCGGATTCCAACAGCCTCCAGCTTCCGGAAAGTTTCCCCCGGATCTTTGGAAACAGCCCGTGAGGCAGGGTCGATCGCCAATTGCACCGATCCGTGATCGAGATAGAAATTGAGGGTGGATTCCGGAACCGTGTTGACCGTTTCCGGAGCCGTCAGGGAATCCACATAAAGAACGTCCGAGTATGCGGGATTTTTTGTCCCCGTCGAGGCCCACAGAGGCCTCTGGACATGCCCTCCCCGGAGAGCCATTTCCGAAAAACGATTCGAGTGAAAAAGCTCCCGGAAAAGATCATAAATCACACGGCTGTTATCAATTCCGGCCCGTCCCAGAAGGGATTTGGGATCGATTTGGGGGTCTTTTCCCGAAGACGACGAAAGTGCCTCGAGTTTTTTGTCCACCAGGGTGTCGATGCGGCTCACAAAAACGCTTGCCACGCTGTGCACGCGGGAAGGGTCTCCCCCTTTTGCCACAAAGGCTTCGAGCCCCCGGATATAGGCTTCCGCCGCATCTTGATAGGCACGGGGAGAAAAAAGGAGTGTGACATTGATGGACATCCCGATCGCCGTCAGGGCTTCGATGGCCGGCATCCCTTCGGGCGTTCCCGGCACCTTGACCATCAGATTCGGCCGATTGACAAGGCGATGGAGCAGCCGGGCCTCGGCAATGGTTTCTTCGGTTTTGTGCGCAAGGAGAGGATTGACTTCGATGGAAACGAATCCATCGTTTCCCTGGGTTTCCTGATGGACGGGACGGAAAAAATCGCATGCCCGCTGAATGTCCCTCACCATCAGGACGCGAAGGATCTGCTGGGGGGTATATCCTCTTCTCGCCAGAAATGCGATCTCACCGTCATACGCAGAGCTTCCATTAATTGCTTTTTCAAAGATGGTTGGATTGGAGGTCATTCCGCGGATCCCGACCACGCGAATCAGATGGTCCAGTTTTCCGGAATCCATCAGTTCCCGACTGATGCTGTCCAACCAGATACTTTGTCCCAGAGCTGACAGCTCCTTGACGCGGGATGGGGTGTCGGCCCCCGTCGGATTGGAAGGGGAGGACATTGTCGTTTCTCCTTATAAGATTGGAATAGAAGTCTTTTTCTCGCCCGACGAAACAGGGTCAGCGAAAGGATCCCCCCGGCCACTGTCTGTCGATCCTGGACAAAACGGCCTCCGGGGTAAAACCAAACGCCTCCATCAGTCGTTCCGCAGGGGCACTGGCACCGAATGTTTCCATTCCGAGGACCAGATCTCCCGGCCTCGCCAACGGATACCATCCCATCGGATGGGCCGCTTCCACAAGAACGCGCGGCCGGTCCGCCGGAAAAATCCGGGCGATTGATTCGGGAGTCTGTCGTCTGAGACGGCTGATCGAGGGAACGGACACAAGACGGGTGGCAATCTTTCGTTCCTTCAGAAGATCCTGAACCTGCCACAAAAGCCCCAGCTCGGACCCCGACGCCACCAAAACAAGCGAGGGATTCTCTCCGGTCTCCCGGACAATGTAGCCTCCCGTTTCGACCCCTTTCCGGACGGTTTCGGGAGCCACCGGGAGCGTCGGAACTTTTTGCCTCGACAAAACCAGACAGGCCGGACCGGTGCGATCCGCCAGAATAATGGAAAGGGCCTGGACGGTCTCGTTGGCATCTCCCGGCCGGTAAACGGTCATGCCCGGGATAGCCCGCAGCCCGGCAAGGTGTTCGACCGGCTGGTGGGTCGGTCCATCCTCTCCGAGGCCGATGCTGTCATGCGTCAAAACATAGAGGACGGGCTGGTGCATGAGAGCCGACAGTCTCATGGCGCCCCGCATATAATCGGAAAACACCAGAAACGTCCCTCCATAGGGGCGCACCATGCCGGTGAGAGACATTCCGTTCAAGATTCCGCCCATCGCGTGTTCCCTCACCCCGAAATGCAGGTTTTTCCCCGTCGGGGTCCCCTTCTGGCAATCCACCTCCCCCTTGATCAGGGTGTTGTTGGAAGGAGCGAGATCTGCCGACCCTCCCCAAAGGGCAGGAAGCTCTTTCGAGGCGACCTGCAGGGCTTCCCCGAACGCCTGACGCGTTGCGAGACCCTTGGGGTCGGGCGAATACGGAGGGTAGTTTTCGAGGACTTTTTTCCCCAGAGCATCACCGGACATCCATTCTTTCCAGAGGACCAGAAGGTCCGGGTAGGCTTCCCCGTATTTTTTGAGTTCTTCCTGCCATCGGTTCTGTGCCCGGGTCTTTTCCCGTGCAAGAGCATCAAAATGTTCCCGGACGTCTTCCGGGACGAAAAAGTCGGGGGTTTCGGGCCACCCCAGATTTCTTTTGGTGTTGAGAACCTCTTCCGCCCCCAAGGCGCTTCCATGCGCATGCGCCGTATCCTGATATTTGGGGCTTCCGAAACCGATGTGTGTCCGGATGACGATCAGCTTTGGCGTGCCTGCCTCCTCCTCCATCTGAATTTCGGGGTCTGTTGCCCAGGCGAGAGCGGCCCGGACCTCCTCACGGTCATTTCCGTCCTTGACATACCGGACGGACCAGTTCAGCGCCAGGAAGCGGTCTCCGACTTCTTCGGTAAACGCAAGGCTCGTGGACCCATCGATCGAGATATGATTGTCGTCGTAGAGACAGATCAGGTTGGAAAGCCCCTGATGGCCGGCCAGGGAAGCCGCTTCGTTTGAGATCCCTTCCATCATGTCCCCATCACCAGCCACGACAAAGACGCGGGGATCGAGAATGGAATGCCCCGGACGGTTAAAAATGCCACCGGCATAACGCAACGCCAGTGCCATCCCGACAGCGTTTGAAAAACCCTGCCCGAGGGGTCCGGTGGTTGTCTCCACACCCGCCGTATGCCCGTATTCCGGATGTCCTGGAGTCCGGCTCCCCCACTGGCGAAAATTCCGGAGATCTTCAAGTTCAAGACCATAGCCAAAAAGGTGGAGCAAGCCATACAAAAGCATGGACGCATGACCGGCCGACAGGACAAAGCGATCCCGGTTGGGCCAGGCCGGATCCTTCGGGTTGAACCGGAGGTATTCCGACCACAGGACGTAGGCCGGTGAAGCAAATCCCATCGGCGTTCCCGGATGACCGGAATTGGCCTTCTGGACAGCATCCAGAGCCAGCATGCGAATCGTGTTGATGGCGCGATCGTCAATGTTTGACATTGTGAAAATCTCCTTTACTGGAATGGCCAGTCTCGTTCATCTCATCCCCCGGACGTCAGGCGAAACCGGTGATTCAAGCATCCGGCGGGAAAAAGAGGGATCGTCCGCCTCCCTGTCGATCCAGAATTCAGGATGATGGCCGTTTTCAAATGAAAGCGTCAGAAGTTTCTGAACCGGACAATCTTTCATCTCGACCAGGATTTCCCGCAGAATGTCCCTTTTTTTCCGGCCCGGGGCAAGAAAAACAGTCTGTTGGGCATGCGCAAGCAGACGGTAGCCGAGGGAGATTCTGGGAAGACGATCTCCCTTCCGGGAGACAGGCAGCACAAGACGACGATGTTCATCGGACGGGTCCGACCCCGGAAAAAGACTGGCCGTATGACCATCTTCGCCGACACCGAGGAATGCCCAGTCAAAGGAAGGAACGTGCAGCCCCGTCGTCTTGAACCGGTCGAGCAGCAAATGTTCATAGCGAAGGGCTTCCTCTTCCAAAGAGGGGGATTCCCCCCGAATCCGTTCGAAGGACGAATCCGGAAATGCTCCTCCGGAAAAAAGGGTCTCCCGGATCATCCGGCTGTTGCTCTGGGGATCGTCCGGGGGCACCATCCGTTCGTCTCCGGGCACGAAGAAGACTTTTTCAAGCTGTGCCCTTGGCCATTCGGAAAAGAGCGATCCGGCTTCCTCGTAGAGGAGACGGGGGGAACCCCCTCCCGCCAGGATCACAGATGCATGCCCCTGGGCCAGGACCCGCTCCCGGATCCGGGCAACAAAAAGAGCGGCACCTTCCCGGGCCAATGCCGACTCATCCGGGAAAACCCGGAGGCGCGGAAGAGACGGATTCAATTGTTCCTCAGCACGGGACACCATTCAACATCCTTCCAAGAATTACGAGAGTAGCGTTGTCATGCTGCCAGCCAACACGCTTTTGGAAGCTTCTCTTCTATCCCCTCATCTTTGCCTGATTGGGCGGTCACTTTCAAGCGGCTCCCAAAAGGGCGGCCTCTTTAGACTGGCATTCTCAGCATCGCCTCATACGCCGCCCCCCACAGAGGGGTCTCTTCCTGAAGAAGCACTCCCACCGGAACCGTATCGAGGAGTTCACGGTAGCGCCCTTTCTGGGACATGCGCTCCAGAAAAGACGATTCTTTCAAAAAGGACAGGATCTTGACCGGAATTCCTCCCCCCAGAAACACCCCTCCGGTCGCAAGAGCCTTGAGAGCCATGTTCCCCGCTTCCTGGGCAAGAATCTCGACAAATAATCTGAGCGTGGGCGGGGAACAGGGATCGGTCCCATCCAGAGCCGCCTGGGTAATATGTTCGGGAAGGTGTTCTTCGGGAATTCCCCTGTCGAGAAGTGTCGGAGCCGGAGATCCCTGAGAGACGAAGCGGTAGATATTGAGAAGTCCGGGACCGGACAAGAGGCGTTCAGAGCTCACGTGATCAAATTGCGTCCACAAAAACTGGAGAAGCCTCACTTGCTCGGGGTTGAAGGGAGCCCAGTCGGTGTGCCCTCCTTCGGACGGCCAGGGACGCAGGCTTCCATGATCCTCTTCCAGCAGAGCTTCTCCCAAACCGGTCCCCGGTGCCACCAGGACCGCATTGCCTCTTTTGTCGGCATTTCCCGCCCGAAGCCAGTGGATTCCCCCGGAACTCCGGACGACATTGATCCCCCATCCCATGGCCACCAGATCGTTGACTAAATGAACCGTCCCCTGTTTCCATCCAAAATTTTTTTCGAGACCCTCTCCTTCAATGACCCAGGGAAGATTGGTCGTTTGACAACGGTTTTCCAGAACCGGCCCCGCAACACCAAAGGTCGCCCAGATCGGATATCCGTTCAGGATGGAACGATTTTTTTCAAGAAAGGTCTCGACGATCGGAATCAGGCCCGAAAACTCCTGACTCGGATAGCGTTCAGAAACACGCGCTTCCGGGAGATTTCTGGAGCGTATCGATTTCTGAAGGTCCTCTGGGGAGAAGAGCCCCAGTGCTGTCTTCGTCCCGCCGATATCGCCGGCCACAATCCAGCCATCGCGCATGTCCGGTCCTCCGCAAGGCAAGACAATTGAAATTCAGCCCGCCTTCTGATGGGTTCGATCGTAATAATTTAAGGAACAAAAGGGTCTTTCCGGAAAACCATCGACGGGAACTGACACACATGTACGGCCATATCCGACCATTTTTCCAAATTCGGACGAGCTGCCGTACGGGATCTTTTGTTTGGAGGGAAGCCCGGAAAATCCCTTTTTGATTCCGCCCTCTTCCAATGTAGGCCATTTTTACGGGGTTGGAAAGACCGACCGGAGAATCGGAGAAAAGACCGGAAAGAAAGAGATTATGTTTACAGGAGGTTCAGGATCGTGTTCTTTCAGCACGTGAGGAGAAAAGGCAGTGTCCACACAAAGGAAAGGCATCCCACACATTCGGAAACAGGCGCTCAGGGTTCTTCCCGCATCAGCCGCCTTGAAGAGCAGGCCGGAGAGGGAATTCTGCGGTTGACCGGTCGGGTCATGACTCGATATCGAAATATTTTCTTACCCGATCCGGTCATG
The sequence above is drawn from the Leptospirillum ferriphilum ML-04 genome and encodes:
- a CDS encoding trigger factor, translating into MTGLMDVQIKRGEGNLHAFTVDLSGEEIRTRVRGKIKAVNPRLKVPGYRPGHVPESMIRRNRDLIRSIHQEVLDDLLDSAYSEIIKKSSGTVVHLNPAPVSLETKSEETGLTIEGELEIFEVPADRSPYGVVLSPEEPLSVSEEEIATEIERLRIMMSNNFREDLPEAEPIQMSDFVRFKIHFVHPSTGETFDSEQVSEVGGDGVPEAFNQALLGKKRGDRVQTTLPLNVPVSGKGGGTRVETHPAELEVLDIQRRIPLEIGELIARVFPKSEEGDVKTESDLRSDVEKGLLGQKVLGVLRKKREELRKEILATWGVATPEKRMAREYQRLSLSSDTDREEYRQIFLWQLVLDQLGEREKIEPDWETVGQEYRQIMQSRGEAPSREVDREALSIAMQGARRIKLEEMMLRQAQFGGQELFFDEGGYLDKVGMKKFGKKTASVGGHDHDHDHDTHDHGDHDHHDHSGDEGQA
- the zwf gene encoding glucose-6-phosphate dehydrogenase; the protein is MDLKVAPPLTLVIFGASGDLTRRKLLPSLYDLWADGLMNADTEIVGVARRVKSHAEFREEISEGIRSYSRSGAKNDEKLESFLSRVFYQSGDFEDPSTYDTLRAALLEEGRVKRTRGNVIFYLATPPSYFVPIIRQIGDHGLAGVPGGGAENLPFTRIVIEKPFGRDLSSARELNGELLTVFREEQVYRIDHYLGKETVQNILVFRLANPIFGELWSNVHVSRVEIRVMESLGMEGRGGYFEEAGILRDMIQSHLLQLLSLTAMEPPVAFEAQAIRDEKVKVLRSLKPYSKEEISANILRGQYVQGVFEGTPVPGYREEAKVSPGSRVETFAALRLEIQNWRWAGVPFFLIAGKRLKKKSTEITLFFKAHPFAIFRLAQCDDNIPNSLTIRIQPNEGVSIRFGLKRPSSGLHIDPAEMDFSYQEVYQDHPPDAYERLLHDAMVGDSTLFARNDEVERAWAYITPFLSDPQTARVPVFYEAGSDGPEELSTFLSRS
- a CDS encoding bifunctional transaldolase/phosoglucose isomerase; translation: MSSPSNPTGADTPSRVKELSALGQSIWLDSISRELMDSGKLDHLIRVVGIRGMTSNPTIFEKAINGSSAYDGEIAFLARRGYTPQQILRVLMVRDIQRACDFFRPVHQETQGNDGFVSIEVNPLLAHKTEETIAEARLLHRLVNRPNLMVKVPGTPEGMPAIEALTAIGMSINVTLLFSPRAYQDAAEAYIRGLEAFVAKGGDPSRVHSVASVFVSRIDTLVDKKLEALSSSSGKDPQIDPKSLLGRAGIDNSRVIYDLFRELFHSNRFSEMALRGGHVQRPLWASTGTKNPAYSDVLYVDSLTAPETVNTVPESTLNFYLDHGSVQLAIDPASRAVSKDPGETFRKLEAVGIRMEDVFSQLVTEGVKAFDQSFVTLTNTLGEKARSLKGTGGSSGLSKLFIQDKRFLGEAATLKSDWQRDRVLERLLEGDPSLFPGDSGKNARAMGFLSDIDRLTERRSEFLAAGEELRAKKIRTILWLGMGGSILSTLALAESFSDPDVCILGVDTTDPETIVRLAEEAGLGGEGGAPPSLRIVVSSQSGSTLEVSSLYSYFRALLEKKGVRAAGEYFWALTDPSSSLESLAIREKFGRIIRNTPGIPGRFSAFSVPVLLAASLLKGPRGLDQAMNASRLAYEALQKNGYDGRGLSLAVFLGAGYRTGRDKVLLFGPPKLSGWFEQLLAEGTGKSGTGWIPSGPGNADDRSEKEKPSDRLLLEIAFPESPDMDSLSRISRMEEAGESSFFFTVNSEADIYSFFLDAMVGVSLAARDRGVNPFEAPDVALPKEKTRDILDRFAQVGSRVWEEPQPKTYLKPVFKNEDVSIFAEGFSPKISSSGDLSASVYSVLDDLVKVRKKSPYLVLQSWLPSSEKVEGRLLCWGKWVSRRYSLPVMVVRGPAFLHMVGQVQKGGPAEGLFLQFSVKDMMDLPVPGQPYGFATLFRSQQLGEFFALSQLRHPVAELRFSSRTEAERFLDSSLKQV
- a CDS encoding FAD-dependent oxidoreductase, with product MNVDVTIVGAGAGGLTLATILGKAGFRILVIDARDEIRPVRRGELIQPLGLEILEEIGLLEPLYALPHIRYSEFVFLDGKGRPLMRSRYDLGNDRFPFAVSLEPHLMDQMVLSHLASLANVDVRFGAAYVEHHDTGDGVDLWWSEGERMCQAHTKVLVGDDGRRSLVRKNAGIPGRIETYRDSYLSWSFDCPADAPESVKNPLGRYFIGRGKIFFLFAVSPRRRFFLYMLPNGDRNSLRRRGLRAFLSELDDWVPGLGNVLSQTGLETLEQIPDMSVMKIDLDRWSSGPVVLIGDAAHAMNPHVAQGRNQSMEDARVLGKLLSREMSAGQGSVLQGIAEYESRRKPRTMELHRLADEMTWIWNSGNPVIVALREKVFRGLDKMPSVSRKIVRTISGLSFEPLTPMDKLKAFWSG